From the genome of Gemmatimonadota bacterium, one region includes:
- a CDS encoding c-type cytochrome, translating to MKRFIPVIAACFVMTVLVDATVDAQRTPQNVQVLTDLSTRDIREYMKSVSSGIGEKCDYCHNLKDYASDEKETKLIGREFIRLVEQVNEQVVAINSNVMKKEDLQLVTCYTCHAGELTIISEE from the coding sequence ATGAAACGGTTCATACCGGTGATAGCCGCCTGCTTCGTGATGACGGTCCTGGTCGACGCAACCGTGGACGCCCAGCGCACCCCCCAGAACGTCCAGGTCCTGACGGATCTCTCTACCCGGGATATACGCGAATACATGAAGTCGGTCAGCAGCGGCATCGGGGAGAAGTGCGACTACTGCCACAACCTGAAAGACTACGCCAGCGACGAAAAGGAAACGAAGCTCATCGGCCGCGAGTTCATCAGGCTCGTGGAGCAGGTCAACGAGCAGGTAGTAGCCATCAACAGCAACGTCATGAAGAAGGAAGACCTGCAACTGGTTACCTGCTACACCTGCCACGCCGGTGAACTCACCATCATTTCCGAAGAGTAG
- a CDS encoding DUF4412 domain-containing protein: MTRYAAIAVLLGLVLAPFPSAYAQPQEGAFEGSLDFSVAFSGGNMQERAQVTMLVPESYTLYIKGGQTKILMRGGMIGLTMGEVIIDGSSGRGFVISHMNSKAYEIVADPNLKERTAPVIVDENETTVIAGYECRKYKITRANPSGAMTQYMWVTDAIQLDLAASLGNALKDSMPFWTEGLSGFPLQVTTSFPGTAMSMTLTATNVKPHTVDPSIFVVPAGYAIEAINPGQLFGR; this comes from the coding sequence GTGACAAGATACGCGGCGATCGCAGTACTGCTGGGCCTCGTCCTGGCGCCCTTTCCATCTGCATATGCCCAACCACAGGAAGGCGCCTTCGAAGGCAGCCTCGACTTCAGCGTGGCGTTCAGCGGCGGCAACATGCAGGAACGTGCCCAGGTCACCATGCTGGTGCCCGAGTCCTACACCCTCTACATCAAGGGCGGCCAGACCAAGATCCTCATGCGGGGCGGCATGATCGGCCTGACGATGGGCGAAGTCATCATCGACGGATCGTCGGGCCGCGGATTCGTCATCAGCCACATGAACAGCAAGGCCTACGAGATCGTCGCGGACCCGAACCTGAAAGAACGGACCGCGCCAGTCATCGTCGACGAGAACGAAACGACGGTCATCGCCGGCTACGAATGCAGGAAGTACAAGATCACAAGGGCCAATCCTTCCGGCGCGATGACCCAGTACATGTGGGTCACCGACGCGATCCAGCTGGACCTGGCCGCTTCCCTCGGAAACGCGTTGAAGGACAGCATGCCCTTCTGGACCGAGGGCTTGTCCGGTTTCCCGCTGCAGGTCACCACGTCCTTCCCCGGGACGGCCATGTCCATGACCCTGACCGCGACCAACGTAAAACCCCATACCGTCGATCCCTCCATATTCGTCGTCCCGGCCGGTTACGCCATCGAGGCCATCAATCCGGGGCAGCTATTCGGCAGATGA
- the dgoD gene encoding galactonate dehydratase, translating into MKIASVEQFFPRHRTRLVKVTTDTGLEGWGESTLEGKPESVEGAVRELADYLLGKDPLRIEHHWQHMYRSAFFRGGAILMTALSALDQALWDIAGKHYGVPVYKLLGGAVRDRIRVYAHWGIGNLSDETQAAARKRLDMLLESGYTAFKTGPGGKWRGHEPPAVIDEFVECAFLMREWVGPDVELAFDFHGKMTPALAIEICHEIKDMRPMFVEEPVPQENVDALKLVSDHVTFPIATGERLLSRWEFRQVFEKQAAAYIQPDGSHAGGITELKKIANMAEVYYIHVLPHCAIGPVAFTSCMHVDAVIPNFLAQEQVDWALGGDLLKENWKVVDGHIELPEKPGLGIEIDEQAISERAPYREELGGEHFYDTDGSVADW; encoded by the coding sequence ATGAAAATCGCATCCGTCGAACAGTTCTTCCCCCGCCACCGGACCCGGCTCGTCAAGGTCACCACGGACACTGGCCTTGAAGGCTGGGGAGAGTCCACCCTCGAAGGGAAGCCCGAGAGCGTGGAAGGCGCGGTGCGCGAGCTGGCCGACTATCTCCTCGGCAAGGACCCGCTGCGCATCGAGCATCACTGGCAGCACATGTACCGCTCGGCCTTCTTCCGCGGCGGGGCCATCCTCATGACCGCCCTGTCCGCCTTGGACCAGGCGCTCTGGGACATCGCCGGCAAGCACTACGGCGTTCCCGTCTACAAGCTGCTCGGCGGCGCCGTTCGGGACCGTATCCGCGTATACGCCCACTGGGGCATCGGCAACCTGTCCGACGAAACCCAGGCCGCGGCCCGGAAACGGCTGGACATGCTGCTGGAAAGCGGGTACACGGCCTTCAAGACCGGCCCAGGCGGCAAGTGGCGGGGCCATGAGCCGCCGGCGGTCATCGACGAGTTCGTCGAATGCGCCTTTCTCATGCGGGAATGGGTGGGGCCGGACGTGGAGCTCGCCTTCGATTTCCACGGGAAGATGACTCCCGCTCTGGCCATCGAGATCTGCCACGAGATCAAGGACATGCGGCCCATGTTCGTGGAGGAGCCGGTGCCGCAGGAGAACGTGGACGCCCTCAAGCTCGTTTCGGACCACGTCACCTTCCCCATTGCCACGGGCGAGCGGCTGCTGAGCCGCTGGGAGTTCCGCCAGGTCTTCGAGAAGCAGGCCGCGGCCTACATCCAGCCGGACGGATCCCACGCCGGCGGCATCACCGAACTGAAGAAGATCGCCAACATGGCCGAGGTCTACTACATCCACGTCCTGCCCCACTGCGCCATCGGACCCGTGGCCTTCACGTCCTGCATGCACGTGGACGCCGTGATCCCGAACTTCCTCGCCCAGGAGCAGGTGGACTGGGCGCTCGGCGGGGACCTCCTGAAGGAAAACTGGAAGGTCGTCGACGGCCATATCGAATTGCCCGAAAAGCCCGGGCTGGGCATCGAGATCGACGAGCAGGCGATCAGCGAACGGGCGCCGTACCGGGAGGAACTGGGCGGCGAGCATTTCTACGACACGGACGGCAGCGTGGCGGACTGGTAG
- a CDS encoding 4'-phosphopantetheinyl transferase superfamily protein, with translation MNGDGIGYTSTWQAAPAEPFGKRQPAESEIHVWRAALDLPSDRVGELERFLAADELERAKRFLVRSARDRYTVARAVLRNLLALYVSAVPAELQFHYTEYGKPELAHPATSIRFNVSHSHDLAVYAVTAGVPVGIDVEYLRRRATMDRLKIAHRVFSDREYNELASMPRYRRDEAFLACWTRKEAFVKAIGQGLSCPLDQFDVSVDPNDPPELRATHWDPLETDRWSMASVDPGPDYIGALAVLTLNPKITRWQWDHDQASGI, from the coding sequence ATGAACGGTGACGGAATCGGGTACACCAGTACGTGGCAGGCGGCGCCCGCCGAACCGTTCGGGAAGCGGCAGCCCGCGGAAAGCGAGATTCACGTCTGGCGGGCCGCCCTCGATCTGCCGAGTGACCGGGTCGGGGAACTGGAGCGTTTCCTGGCGGCCGACGAACTCGAGCGGGCGAAGCGGTTCCTCGTGCGCAGCGCGCGGGATCGATACACGGTTGCCCGGGCTGTCCTTCGCAACCTCCTTGCCCTTTACGTCTCCGCCGTGCCCGCCGAGCTGCAATTCCACTATACCGAATACGGCAAACCCGAACTCGCACATCCGGCGACATCGATCCGGTTCAACGTGTCACATTCTCATGACCTGGCCGTTTACGCGGTCACGGCGGGCGTGCCGGTGGGGATCGACGTGGAGTACCTGCGTCGCCGCGCGACCATGGACCGGCTGAAGATCGCCCACCGCGTTTTTTCCGACCGCGAATACAACGAACTGGCATCCATGCCCCGTTACCGGCGCGACGAGGCCTTCCTGGCCTGCTGGACGCGGAAGGAGGCCTTCGTCAAGGCCATCGGGCAGGGCCTGTCCTGCCCCCTCGACCAGTTCGACGTCTCCGTCGACCCAAACGATCCGCCCGAATTGCGGGCCACGCATTGGGACCCTTTGGAGACGGACCGCTGGTCCATGGCGTCGGTCGACCCCGGTCCGGACTACATCGGGGCGCTGGCCGTGCTGACCCTGAACCCGAAGATCACCCGATGGCAGTGGGACCACGACCAGGCCAGCGGAATCTGA
- a CDS encoding RraA family protein has product MSDKFCPLNLSPEELIDYTPDWDGERFPDGRPRVPDGIMERMKNVSITQAWGVMRGSGYEHQYEGGWMQTHPGKTLVGRALTAMYMPRRPAMRAVMEANGAAAGCIGDQISWPIDMLVPGDVYVADTYGKVDEGPIIGDNLATAIYANSGNGVVFDGSVRDLEGIEELEDFACFVRGWHPSYASPTIMLLGVNTAVRIGQATVMPGDVVLGKREGVAFIPPHLAETVVKTSELVQLRDMFGKQRLREGKYTPGQIDDRWTDGMEADFSEWLEGHMDELPVPKAAIQDLLKERTW; this is encoded by the coding sequence ATGTCCGACAAATTCTGCCCGCTGAACCTGTCCCCTGAGGAACTCATCGATTACACGCCGGACTGGGACGGCGAACGCTTCCCGGACGGACGGCCCAGGGTGCCGGACGGGATCATGGAACGGATGAAGAACGTGTCCATCACCCAGGCCTGGGGCGTGATGCGCGGCTCGGGCTACGAACACCAGTACGAGGGCGGATGGATGCAGACCCATCCCGGCAAGACACTCGTGGGACGGGCGCTGACGGCCATGTACATGCCCCGGCGGCCGGCCATGCGCGCTGTGATGGAAGCGAATGGCGCCGCCGCCGGCTGCATCGGCGACCAGATCTCCTGGCCCATCGACATGCTCGTGCCCGGCGACGTCTACGTGGCGGACACCTACGGCAAGGTCGACGAGGGGCCGATCATCGGTGACAACCTGGCCACGGCCATCTACGCGAATTCAGGCAACGGCGTGGTCTTCGACGGGTCGGTGCGGGATTTGGAAGGCATCGAGGAGCTGGAGGACTTCGCCTGCTTCGTCCGGGGCTGGCACCCCTCCTACGCCTCGCCCACGATCATGCTCCTGGGCGTCAACACCGCGGTGCGCATCGGCCAGGCCACCGTCATGCCCGGCGACGTCGTCCTGGGCAAGCGCGAAGGCGTCGCCTTCATCCCGCCCCACCTCGCGGAGACCGTGGTGAAGACCTCCGAACTCGTCCAGCTGAGAGATATGTTCGGCAAGCAGCGGCTGCGGGAGGGGAAATACACGCCCGGCCAGATCGATGACCGGTGGACGGACGGGATGGAGGCGGATTTCTCGGAATGGCTGGAGGGCCACATGGACGAACTTCCGGTCCCGAAGGCGGCCATCCAGGACCTGCTGAAGGAACGGACGTGGTGA
- a CDS encoding ATP-binding protein, which translates to MKNRTVLSLMKQKSGTRLGRLIALTGARQTGKTTLVQAGFPEYDFVSLEDPIVRPDYTALSAAQWYQRYPRVILDEIQKAPSIVESVKAVYDRYPDTRSILLGSSQILLMDQIRESLAGRVTILELYPLTIPEMMTDSWHDPVVESRLVRFLESGDPDMLVSGIPQQSDRYARAVDHLDHYLNFGGMPVVTDVTLSREDRYGWLQDYLRTYLQRDLRDLANLRDLVPYVRMLRALGGLAGGLLNTSELARLAGVTHRTINRFVTYLEISYQVVQLQPWFRNRNKRLSKAAKIHFLDPGIQRALLNRRGRPSGTEFEGAIVAEIFKQARNLRLPVDLYHLRTVDGREVDLLIETESGYVPVEVKYKDRVSHRDARHLRRLDEILDKPVLQALVLSNDPHIRDLGDGVMGIPAGWALGG; encoded by the coding sequence ATGAAAAACCGGACTGTGCTGTCCTTGATGAAACAGAAGTCGGGTACCCGACTGGGACGACTGATCGCATTGACAGGTGCCCGTCAGACCGGCAAGACCACCCTGGTGCAGGCCGGGTTTCCTGAATACGACTTCGTCTCGCTCGAAGACCCGATCGTACGCCCGGACTATACCGCGCTTTCAGCGGCACAGTGGTACCAACGTTATCCCAGGGTCATTCTGGACGAAATACAGAAGGCGCCTTCGATAGTCGAATCCGTCAAGGCGGTGTATGACCGATATCCCGACACCCGTTCCATACTGCTTGGATCCAGCCAGATCCTGTTGATGGATCAGATCCGGGAGAGCCTGGCCGGACGCGTCACCATATTGGAACTGTATCCGCTTACGATACCGGAGATGATGACCGATTCCTGGCACGATCCGGTCGTGGAATCCCGCCTGGTCCGGTTCCTTGAATCCGGGGATCCTGATATGCTTGTATCAGGAATACCCCAACAAAGCGACAGGTACGCCAGAGCGGTTGATCACCTCGATCACTACCTGAACTTCGGGGGCATGCCGGTCGTTACCGATGTTACGCTGTCCCGGGAGGACCGGTACGGTTGGCTGCAGGACTACCTGCGAACGTATCTGCAAAGAGATCTTCGCGACCTGGCCAATCTTCGGGACCTGGTTCCCTATGTACGCATGTTGCGGGCATTGGGCGGTTTGGCTGGCGGTTTGCTGAATACCAGCGAACTGGCCCGTCTCGCCGGCGTGACGCACAGGACGATCAATCGTTTCGTCACTTACCTCGAAATCAGTTACCAGGTCGTTCAGTTACAACCATGGTTCAGAAATCGAAACAAACGCCTTTCCAAGGCAGCGAAAATACACTTCCTCGATCCGGGCATCCAGCGCGCGTTGCTCAACCGCAGGGGTCGGCCCTCGGGGACCGAATTCGAAGGCGCCATCGTCGCGGAGATCTTCAAACAGGCGCGGAACCTGAGGTTGCCCGTTGATTTATATCATCTGCGAACGGTCGACGGTCGGGAAGTCGATCTGCTGATCGAGACCGAAAGCGGCTATGTGCCTGTCGAGGTTAAATACAAAGACAGGGTCTCGCACAGGGACGCGCGCCACCTGCGTCGTTTGGATGAGATCCTGGACAAACCCGTCCTGCAGGCGCTGGTGCTATCCAACGACCCACATATCCGAGACCTGGGTGACGGCGTGATGGGGATACCCGCGGGATGGGCGCTCGGTGGGTAA
- the rmuC gene encoding DNA recombination protein RmuC, with translation MDTLTIILLIALLACLALAAGVLVWSFKNSSRVNALSGEKAAMETELGAVREQLAEARNALEEVRKLEVERAGLLQKLSNAEERLGERDEVEKRFKDTFKALSSEVLKSQQESFKANAEETLKARQEAVEKLVKPLSEKIESLDKARAKNAGEFQTQISNLMQANRELASEAQTLSNALKRPDVRGRWGETQLERVLELSGLRKDIDFTVQDSFDSEGERIRTDVIVHLPQDRTVILDSKVSLTALMEAFETDDDETRSAAIDRHVSQVKSHVDSLAKKEYWSVLASTPDMVVMVLPEFAFLPAIEREPGLTERALEKNVVIVTPPALLALLKAVEMSWQQIRVAETARQISDLGKEMYDRLAVFAGHYVNVGNSLRQAIERYNRSVGSWDTRVATSAQRFSDLNVPITRELPEVPPVDAIPGSIQKLTDGKPEAGKLADGKLADGKSADGNLTDGKPVDGQAENADGRVVDNDE, from the coding sequence ATGGACACACTGACGATCATATTGCTCATCGCGCTCCTGGCCTGCCTGGCGCTGGCGGCCGGCGTGCTGGTCTGGAGCTTTAAGAACAGCAGCCGGGTCAATGCGCTCAGCGGCGAGAAGGCGGCCATGGAGACCGAACTGGGCGCGGTGCGCGAGCAACTGGCCGAAGCGCGGAATGCACTGGAGGAAGTCCGGAAGCTGGAAGTCGAACGGGCCGGCCTGCTTCAGAAACTCTCCAACGCGGAGGAACGCCTCGGCGAACGGGACGAGGTGGAGAAGCGGTTCAAGGACACCTTCAAGGCCCTGTCGTCGGAAGTCCTTAAGTCGCAGCAGGAATCGTTCAAGGCAAACGCCGAGGAAACGCTGAAAGCGCGCCAGGAAGCCGTCGAGAAACTGGTCAAGCCCCTGTCGGAGAAAATCGAGTCGCTGGACAAGGCACGGGCCAAGAATGCGGGCGAATTTCAAACTCAGATATCGAACCTCATGCAGGCCAACAGGGAACTCGCCAGCGAGGCCCAGACGCTTTCCAACGCGCTTAAGCGGCCCGACGTGCGCGGCCGGTGGGGGGAGACCCAGCTTGAGCGGGTCCTTGAGCTTTCGGGCCTTCGGAAGGACATCGATTTCACGGTGCAGGACAGCTTCGACAGCGAAGGGGAACGGATTCGAACCGACGTGATCGTCCATCTGCCGCAGGACCGGACGGTGATTCTCGATTCCAAGGTGTCGCTGACGGCGCTCATGGAAGCCTTCGAGACGGATGATGACGAAACCCGGTCGGCCGCAATCGACCGCCATGTCAGCCAGGTGAAGAGCCACGTGGACTCCCTGGCCAAAAAGGAGTACTGGAGCGTCCTGGCCTCGACGCCGGACATGGTGGTGATGGTCCTGCCCGAATTCGCCTTTCTCCCCGCCATCGAACGGGAACCCGGGCTGACGGAACGGGCCCTCGAGAAGAACGTGGTCATCGTCACGCCGCCCGCCCTGCTGGCGCTGCTAAAGGCCGTGGAGATGTCCTGGCAGCAGATCCGCGTCGCGGAGACCGCCCGGCAGATCAGCGACCTGGGCAAGGAGATGTACGACCGGCTGGCCGTGTTCGCGGGGCACTACGTCAACGTCGGCAATTCGCTTCGGCAGGCGATCGAACGGTACAATCGCAGCGTCGGTTCATGGGATACCCGGGTTGCCACGTCCGCCCAACGTTTCTCCGACTTGAACGTCCCCATCACGCGGGAACTCCCGGAGGTTCCGCCGGTCGATGCCATTCCCGGATCGATCCAGAAACTGACGGACGGCAAGCCGGAAGCCGGGAAGCTGGCGGACGGGAAGCTGGCGGACGGGAAGTCGGCGGACGGTAACCTGACGGACGGGAAGCCAGTGGACGGCCAGGCTGAAAACGCAGACGGCCGCGTCGTTGACAATGATGAATAA
- a CDS encoding dienelactone hydrolase family protein produces the protein MSVDTREMKFTATEEKGEVSAILARPAGPDGSGGSDDQAAAHALLVLGHGSGTNMRHRFMEELSDALNDVGVATLRFNYPYSEKGGGGMDGEKVRLATVRAAIETAKENADGLPVFAGGHSMSGRMVSMACAHEPVEGLRGIVFYAFPLHASKKNAERAEHLKAIEAPMLFLSGQRDSMADLDLLQPVADDLPTATLHVVDTADHGFKVLKRRNTDEPVMEELARVSAEWMAEPR, from the coding sequence ATGTCCGTCGATACGAGAGAAATGAAGTTCACTGCGACTGAAGAGAAAGGCGAGGTTTCGGCCATACTGGCGAGGCCGGCTGGCCCGGACGGCTCAGGCGGCTCCGACGACCAGGCCGCTGCACATGCCCTGCTGGTACTCGGACACGGATCGGGCACGAATATGCGCCATCGGTTCATGGAGGAACTTAGCGACGCGCTGAATGATGTCGGCGTCGCCACCTTGCGATTCAACTATCCCTATTCCGAAAAGGGCGGCGGGGGGATGGACGGCGAGAAGGTGCGCCTGGCCACGGTGCGGGCGGCCATCGAGACGGCGAAGGAAAACGCCGACGGGCTGCCGGTGTTCGCCGGCGGGCATTCCATGAGCGGTCGCATGGTGTCAATGGCGTGTGCCCATGAACCGGTCGAAGGGCTGCGGGGCATCGTGTTTTACGCCTTTCCACTCCACGCGAGCAAGAAGAACGCGGAGCGCGCCGAACACCTGAAGGCGATCGAGGCGCCCATGTTGTTCCTGTCCGGCCAGCGGGATTCGATGGCGGACCTGGATCTTCTGCAGCCGGTCGCGGACGACCTGCCAACCGCGACGCTGCACGTCGTGGATACCGCGGATCATGGATTCAAGGTACTGAAGCGTCGGAATACAGACGAACCCGTCATGGAGGAGCTGGCCAGGGTCTCGGCCGAATGGATGGCGGAACCGCGGTAG
- a CDS encoding histidine phosphatase family protein, with protein MKELILVRHAKSSWKDPTLSDHDRPLNKRGKRDAPEMGERLAASGYDPDLIVSSSADRALDTARTIAGKLGYPRERIAEEKRLFHAGVAELLQVIRGTDDSVDSLMLFGHNPGLTDLANHIGPREIFNMPTCAVLHLRFQADTWSTVGEVPGDEVLYDYPKRVAR; from the coding sequence TTGAAAGAACTCATCCTGGTACGGCACGCCAAGTCGAGCTGGAAGGACCCTACCCTAAGCGATCATGACCGGCCGCTGAACAAGCGCGGGAAGCGGGACGCGCCGGAGATGGGGGAGCGGCTGGCAGCGAGTGGGTACGATCCGGACCTGATCGTTTCGAGTTCCGCGGACCGGGCACTGGACACGGCGAGGACCATAGCCGGGAAACTCGGATACCCCCGAGAGCGCATCGCGGAGGAGAAGCGCCTCTTTCACGCGGGCGTTGCCGAACTGCTTCAAGTGATCCGGGGCACGGATGATTCGGTGGATAGCCTGATGCTGTTCGGGCACAATCCCGGGTTGACGGATCTTGCGAATCACATCGGCCCGAGAGAGATTTTCAATATGCCCACCTGCGCCGTGCTGCACCTGCGGTTCCAGGCTGACACTTGGTCCACCGTGGGAGAGGTGCCCGGCGACGAAGTGCTGTACGATTATCCGAAGCGCGTGGCGCGGTAG
- a CDS encoding carbon-nitrogen hydrolase family protein, whose product MSSSNVIRIGCVQTPATATFEEAIEVAGHLAGDAVAKGAELVCLPEFCGGLRTDNGMICPPSAPEADHPVVASLRDFARNAGVWTLIGSVAVDGLDGRLINRGFLVDDQGEIRARYDKIHLFDVDLSRDEQYRESDVVSPGETAVVTDTPWGRLGMTTCYDLRFPQLYRTLAQAGAEILAVPAAFTKTTGQAHWHVLNRARAIENGAVVVAPCAAGSIPGGGEVYGHSLIISPWGEVLADGGEDVGVIVSTVDLGSVASARGRVPSLRHDRPFSLPAKTRADRRSVA is encoded by the coding sequence ATGAGTTCAAGCAACGTAATACGCATCGGTTGTGTCCAGACGCCGGCCACGGCGACCTTCGAAGAGGCCATCGAGGTCGCCGGCCACCTGGCGGGCGACGCAGTGGCGAAAGGCGCCGAGTTGGTGTGCCTGCCCGAGTTCTGCGGCGGCCTGAGGACCGACAACGGTATGATCTGTCCGCCTTCGGCGCCGGAAGCGGACCATCCCGTGGTCGCGTCCCTGCGGGATTTCGCGCGGAACGCCGGCGTGTGGACGCTCATCGGCTCCGTGGCGGTGGACGGGCTCGACGGCCGGCTCATCAATCGCGGTTTCCTGGTGGACGACCAGGGAGAGATCCGCGCGCGCTACGACAAGATCCACCTCTTCGACGTGGACCTCTCCCGTGACGAGCAGTACCGGGAATCGGATGTCGTTTCCCCCGGCGAGACGGCCGTGGTGACGGACACGCCCTGGGGCCGGCTCGGCATGACCACCTGTTACGACCTGCGCTTTCCCCAGCTCTACCGCACGCTGGCCCAGGCCGGCGCCGAGATCCTCGCCGTGCCGGCGGCGTTCACGAAGACGACGGGACAGGCCCACTGGCACGTGCTGAACCGCGCCCGGGCCATCGAGAACGGCGCCGTGGTGGTGGCGCCCTGTGCCGCGGGTTCGATACCGGGCGGCGGCGAAGTGTACGGTCATTCGCTCATCATCTCCCCGTGGGGCGAGGTCCTGGCCGACGGCGGCGAAGACGTGGGCGTCATCGTCTCAACGGTGGACCTGGGCAGCGTCGCCAGCGCGCGCGGCCGCGTGCCGAGTCTCCGCCACGACCGACCGTTCAGCCTGCCCGCGAAGACCAGGGCGGACCGGCGATCGGTGGCGTGA